The Chiloscyllium plagiosum isolate BGI_BamShark_2017 chromosome 28, ASM401019v2, whole genome shotgun sequence genome includes a region encoding these proteins:
- the LOC122563976 gene encoding dynein light chain 2, cytoplasmic has product MSDRKAVIKNADMSEDMQQDAVDCATQAMEKYNIEKDIAAFIKKEFDKKYNPTWHCIVGRNFGSYVTHETKHFIYFYLGQVAILLFKSG; this is encoded by the exons ATGTCCGACAGGAAGGCTGTGATCAAAAATGCTGACATGTCTGAAGATATGCAGCAAGATGCAGTAGACTGTGCAACACAAGCCATGGAAaagtacaacattgaaaaggacaTTGCCGCCTTTATCAAAAAG GAATTTGACAAGAAGTACAATCCAACATGGCACTGCATTGTTGGCAGAAACTTCGGTAGTTATGTCACACATGAAACAAAGCATTTCATCTACTTTTACCTAGGTCAGGTTGCAATTCTTCTATTCAAGTCTGGCTAA